The Gracilimonas sediminicola sequence GTACTATTCTTTGAGCTTGTTCAGAAGGGATTGCATGTTCAAAGACAACTCCCGGTACCACTGCAATACAAGGATAAGCGTTTCGATACGGCATTCAGATTAGATTTGCTGGTGAATAATAAGGTGGTTGTCGAGTTAAAAGCAGTAGAAAGCATAGCGCCAGTACATTACGCCCAACTGCTTTCATATTTAAGGTTATCGAATAAAAAGTTAGGCCTGCTGATTAATTTCAACGTTAAACTTTTAAAAGACGGAATTCACAGAGTTGTAAATAACTTATAATACTCAGCGATCTTTGCGTTAACATAGCGAACTCTGCGATTAAATAAGATATCATGAAGAGATACGTATTAGAAGCCGATAAATTTATCATTGAGGAAGCATTTGGTGGGCAGACCGATGCTGAAAGCCTCTTCAATCCAAATTATAACGTCATCCCCGGTAATACGATGCCTATTGTTGTGAAGGACGGGGATAACAGGGCGGTGGTTAGTTCGGTATGGGGACTGAAGCAGGAAGAGGCTGATGATGACTTTTTTGAAATAGGGCAGGAAGAATTTGCTGTAAATGAAAACCTGAAGCAGCTAGCTAAAACCTCCCCCTGCATCATTCCGGTATCCGGGTTTTATAAGTGGAAGGAAACCGTGGACGACCCGCTGCCTTTCTACCTGCGGGTGCTTACAACAGAGGTAACCGGTTTTGCAGGAATCTACACTTCCTTTGAGCAGGAAGACGGCCGACTTATCCACTCATTTGCAGTAATCACCATGCCGGCGAACGCCTTGGTTGAACCGTTGGATGACCGTATGCCCGTTATACTTGAAGAAAAAGATTACGGACGCTGGTTGAATGGAAATGCTCCTGAAATGTTAGAAAATGGGTTCTCAGGAAATCACCTGCTGCCGGATATGTCCGTTTTTCGAGTTCCTGAGTTAGTGAATGACCCTTCCAACAACTCCAAAGAGCTGGTGCAGCCAATCCCAAAACTCCGCAACTACGACGGGCCGGAAGACGACTGAAGAATTAAAAATGTTAAATTCAAAATGAAAAATGAGTTCAGGCTATTCTCAATTTTTCATTTTGAATTTTTAATTCCCTGAAGAAGTTGTGCCGGGTTTGCCTTCGGTGGGGTTGTCGTAGTAGCGGATGGTTGGGTAGGCAAAATCGATGTCGTCGTGCTCATCAAAGCGGTCGAGAATGGATTCCCAGATTGCCTGTGAAACGCCCCTTCTTCGTCTTGGATCCGATAAATACCGTATGGAAAGGTTGATGCCGCTGTCTTTAACACTGGTGTACACAATGGGCGTGAGGTACCGATACTGAATGAGGTAGGATTTTTCAGCTTTTTTGACTTCCTCCCGGGCCTGTTCCACAAATTCATGCATATTCTCCTCAACCACTTCTTCCAGGATTTTCTTGGCTTTTTTCCAGTCGCTTTCAAAGGTGACGAGTACGCCCATCTCATTCCAGATAAACTCAAAGTCGCTGGTATAGTTGGCGAGGTCTTCGGTAAATACTTTGTGATTGGGAATATGAATGACCCGTCCCGTGCTTTGGTCGGCATCCACCCAGTTTCCTATTTCCAGAATAGTGAATTTAAACACCCGAATATCAATGACATCCCCTTTGGAATTCCCTACCTGAATGCGGTCGCCGATATCAAAAGGCTTTCGCCATATTAAAAACATCCAGGCTGCGATGTCGGTTACCGGATCTTTAAGGGCAATGGCGATACCTGCAGAAAGCAGCCCCAGAAAAGTCCCCAGGGAGCCCAGCGCCAGAAACCAGATTTGCCCGATAATAAGCACGCCGATAAAAAAAGCGATGTAGGTAATGTTCTTCCGCCATTTATAGATGGCTTTCTTGTCTTCTACATTTCGCTGGAGAACACGGACGGCAATAATACGGATAACCCAGAGGATGAGGATGATGGCAACGGTTTCCACAAGTTGTACCGCTATACTGGGTGAGCTTGCAATGAAATCGGCGATTTGATCTGTGAAGTCTTGCATCCGTGTTATTTAATTAATTTTGATGTCCCAATGCTTGGGATAGTATGTAAAAATGGATATCTTTGCACCCTTCTCAAAAAGTTAAGAATCTAATTACATGCTTTATAATATTATTGTAGGAGTTATTGCTGTTATTTGCTTCCTGTTAATCGTGGTTGTTTTACTGCAACCGGGACAGGGACAAGGAATTTCCGGAATGGGTGGCGGAGGCGGCCTCGGTGGAGGCGGTGGTCTCGGAGCCCGAAGAACAGCTGACTTACTGTCGAAATCAACATCGGTACTTGCAGCCCTTTTTCTGGCACTTTGTGTGCTCGCTAACTTCGCGATTGATCGCGGGGAAGTAGAACGGAGTATTTTACAGGAAGGCGGAGGTGTAAATGCACCTATTGAATCTCCTTCTCAATCAGCTCCGGCTATTCCTCAGCAACAGCAGCAGGATAATAGCCAGGACAATTCCGAAGACAACGGCGACAACTAACAGCCGGTTACTTCAAGAAATTTAAAGCCTCGTTCTTAGTTGAGCGAGGCTTTTTTTTTATTGGCACGATTACAGGGCGTGATCGCTTTCCTCCCCTCAAAAAAAGTCTTGCTTTGTGTGGCAGATTTGATCCTTTTTTCTATTTTATTTCGCATTGTAAAACAGAGGCAGCTCTTAAATTTGAAAATAAACGGAGATAGATAATGAGACGGGTTTTA is a genomic window containing:
- a CDS encoding GxxExxY protein, with the protein product MIENELSNIIIGTSIEIHKELGPGLLESIYEEVLFFELVQKGLHVQRQLPVPLQYKDKRFDTAFRLDLLVNNKVVVELKAVESIAPVHYAQLLSYLRLSNKKLGLLINFNVKLLKDGIHRVVNNL
- a CDS encoding SOS response-associated peptidase, translated to MKRYVLEADKFIIEEAFGGQTDAESLFNPNYNVIPGNTMPIVVKDGDNRAVVSSVWGLKQEEADDDFFEIGQEEFAVNENLKQLAKTSPCIIPVSGFYKWKETVDDPLPFYLRVLTTEVTGFAGIYTSFEQEDGRLIHSFAVITMPANALVEPLDDRMPVILEEKDYGRWLNGNAPEMLENGFSGNHLLPDMSVFRVPELVNDPSNNSKELVQPIPKLRNYDGPEDD
- a CDS encoding mechanosensitive ion channel family protein, with product MQDFTDQIADFIASSPSIAVQLVETVAIILILWVIRIIAVRVLQRNVEDKKAIYKWRKNITYIAFFIGVLIIGQIWFLALGSLGTFLGLLSAGIAIALKDPVTDIAAWMFLIWRKPFDIGDRIQVGNSKGDVIDIRVFKFTILEIGNWVDADQSTGRVIHIPNHKVFTEDLANYTSDFEFIWNEMGVLVTFESDWKKAKKILEEVVEENMHEFVEQAREEVKKAEKSYLIQYRYLTPIVYTSVKDSGINLSIRYLSDPRRRRGVSQAIWESILDRFDEHDDIDFAYPTIRYYDNPTEGKPGTTSSGN
- the secG gene encoding preprotein translocase subunit SecG, whose protein sequence is MLYNIIVGVIAVICFLLIVVVLLQPGQGQGISGMGGGGGLGGGGGLGARRTADLLSKSTSVLAALFLALCVLANFAIDRGEVERSILQEGGGVNAPIESPSQSAPAIPQQQQQDNSQDNSEDNGDN